One genomic window of Elaeis guineensis isolate ETL-2024a chromosome 2, EG11, whole genome shotgun sequence includes the following:
- the LOC105045580 gene encoding LEAF RUST 10 DISEASE-RESISTANCEUS RECEPTOR-LIKE PROTEIN KINASE-like 1.2 isoform X1 produces the protein MPHRIPSSPPPALLIITLVFLLSLLISTNAYPVNSPSPRLCPNSTCGTHVIAYPFWKTPNEFTLPFTYCGYPELMLICQGDTPILSLGSNNYTVTDIHYHSQTISLADPDLLAAGSCPRPRHNLTLTDTWFLSNTSYETYLKDTPYQNYLNYTSSDTSLTFFLNCSDGPSDHRITCFSESGDKKSYVFTEREKSDIKVYEGVRECQDIVVVPVLDQEVNRANSSTLSHDFGMVLNSGFQLGWSNETWEACDICELSGGRCGYQITKTSLTFACFCSNRTSDRHCGHKQMTKTIIIGVCTGVGCILITSALCLIWFRYKKRKQHSPSSKHLIRNSSEPSPKKDLELGSTHYQTHVFTYEELLEATNHFDSSKELGDGGFGTVYKGKLRDGRVVAVKRLYENNYKRVEQFMNEVAILSCLRHQNLVSLYGCTSHRSRELLLVYEFVPNGTVADHLHGPRASERALSWPIRLSIAIETADALGYLHAVEPQIIHRDVKTNNILLDASFHVKVADFGLSRLFPTDATHVSTAPQGTPGYLDPEYHQCYQLTDKSDVYSFGVVLVELISSKPAVDITRHRHEINLASMAINKIQNCQLEQLVDPDLVYQSDWAIKKTITMVAELAFRCLQSDGDMRPPIKEVLEVLREIEIEGHKTRKEEATDARDDAGLLKNIAPFSPDSVTAKWVSRSTTPNTSFPVFV, from the exons ATGCCTCATAGAATCCCCTCTTCACCTCCTCCCGCCCTCCTGATCATCACCCTCGTCTTCCTCCTATCCCTCCTCATCTCCACCAACGCTTACCCTGTGAACAGCCCCTCTCCCCGACTCTGTCCCAACTCCACCTGCGGCACCCACGTTATCGCTTACCCATTCTGGAAGACTCCGAATGAATTCACCCTCCCCTTCACCTACTGTGGCTACCCAGAACTTATGCTGATTTGCCAAGGTGACACCCCAATCCTTTCTCTCGGCTCCAACAACTATACCGTGACCGACATCCATTACCACAGCCAAACCATCTCCCTTGCAGACCCGGACCTCCTCGCCGCCGGAAGCTGCCCCAGGCCCCGCCACAACCTCACCCTCACGGACACCTGGTTCCTGAGCAACACCTCCTACGAAACCTACCTAAAAGACACCCCTTACCAAAACTACCTAAACTACACCTCCTCAGACACCAGCCTCACCTTCTTTCTCAATTGCTCGGACGGTCCATCGGACCACCGAATAACCTGCTTTTCCGAAAGCGGGGATAAGAAGTCTTACGTCTTCACCGAACGCGAAAAATCGGACATCAAAGTATACGAAGGGGTGCGGGAGTGCCAAGATATTGTGGTGGTGCCGGTCCTCGATCAGGAGGTGAACCGGGCAAACTCGAGCACTTTGTCTCATGACTTTGGAATGGTGTTGAATAGTGGCTTCCAGTTGGGCTGGTCTAACGAGACCTGGGAAGCGTGCGATATCTGCGAGCTCTCCGGCGGGCGCTGCGGGTACCAGATAACCAAGACCAGCCTGACCTTCGCCTGCTTTTGCTCCAACCGAACGAGTGACCGACATTGCG GTCACAAGCAAATGACGAAGACTATTATAATAG GTGTGTGCACTGGAGTCGGATGCATCTTGATAACGTCTGCCCTCTGCCTTATCTGGTTTAGGTACAAGAAGAGGAAGCAGCATTCCCCGTCCTCCAAACACCTCATCCGGAATTCCTCGGAGCCATCCCCTAAGAAGGACCTTGAATTGGGCAGCACCCATTACCAGACCCATGTCTTCACCTACGAGGAACTCCTGGAGGCCACAAACCACTTCGATTCCTCCAAAGAACTCGGTGACGGGGGCTTCGGCACAGTCTACAAAG GAAAGCTTCGAGACGGCCGCGTTGTTGCTGTCAAACGCTTATATGAAAACAACTACAAGCGGGTCGAGCAGTTCATGAACGAGGTCGCCATCCTCTCCTGCCTCCGCCACCAGAACCTGGTAAGCCTCTATGGCTGCACCTCCCACCGCAGCCGTGAGCTTCTCCTCGTGTACGAGTTCGTGCCCAACGGCACCGTCGCCGACCACCTTCACGGGCCCCGAGCTAGCGAGCGGGCTCTTTCCTGGCCCATCCGTTTGAGCATTGCCATCGAGACTGCGGACGCGCTCGGCTACCTCCATGCCGTGGAGCCACAGATCATACATCGCGATGTCAAAACCAACAACATTCTGCTCGACGCCAGCTTCCATGTAAAAGTTGCGGATTTCGGGCTCTCACGTCTCTTTCCTACTGATGCCACCCATGTGTCTACTGCTCCTCAGGGCACACCAGGGTACCTGGACCCTGAGTACCACCAGTGCTACCAGCTCACAGATAAAAGTGATGTTTATAGCTTTGGAGTGGTACTGGTGGAGCTCATATCCTCGAAGCCTGCCGTTGACATCACGCGGCACCGGCACGAGATCAATTTGGCCAGCATGGCGATCAACAAGATCCAGAACTGTCAGCTGGAGCAGTTGGTGGACCCGGATCTTGTGTATCAGTCGGATTGGGCGATAAAGAAGACGATAACCATGGTCGCGGAACTGGCTTTCAGATGCTTGCAATCGGATGGAGACATGAGGCCGCCCATTAAAGAGGTACTCGAGGTGTTGAGAGAGATAGAGATCGAGGGTCACAAGACTCGGAAAGAAGAGGCGACGGATGCCCGTGATGATGCTGGCTTGCTGAAGAACATTGCACCGTTCTCACCTGATTCTGTTACGGCTAAGTGGGTGAGCAGGTCTACCACACCTAACACCA GCTTTCCTGTGTTTGTGTAA
- the LOC105045580 gene encoding LEAF RUST 10 DISEASE-RESISTANCEUS RECEPTOR-LIKE PROTEIN KINASE-like 1.2 isoform X2 has translation MHPPSLFMPFYRLVIFLFFLKLSLLPVSFCESYYSRYKNCAPIVYACGESKFNLSYPFRVDGRPDYCGHPGYYLSCSNNDTTLMIDINNKRYQVKDIDYLNHLLTVGDLSLISQSCPEPYENTTIDFSLFNYTDRDRNVTLYVNCTTLSLIPTLYEIGCLLDDTGQHHSYYRLDNTSFLDVLGNCSSTVLLPMSRTAADRLVSGNGSFGSVLKEGFILRWTAGIAWCSDCISSGGWCGYNFSSSNDHTCYCPQGPALGSCPSGNRGHKQMTKTIIIGVCTGVGCILITSALCLIWFRYKKRKQHSPSSKHLIRNSSEPSPKKDLELGSTHYQTHVFTYEELLEATNHFDSSKELGDGGFGTVYKGKLRDGRVVAVKRLYENNYKRVEQFMNEVAILSCLRHQNLVSLYGCTSHRSRELLLVYEFVPNGTVADHLHGPRASERALSWPIRLSIAIETADALGYLHAVEPQIIHRDVKTNNILLDASFHVKVADFGLSRLFPTDATHVSTAPQGTPGYLDPEYHQCYQLTDKSDVYSFGVVLVELISSKPAVDITRHRHEINLASMAINKIQNCQLEQLVDPDLVYQSDWAIKKTITMVAELAFRCLQSDGDMRPPIKEVLEVLREIEIEGHKTRKEEATDARDDAGLLKNIAPFSPDSVTAKWVSRSTTPNTSFPVFV, from the exons ATGCATCCGCCATCTCTCTTCATGCCCTTCTATCGCCTAGTTATATTCCTCTTCTTCCTAAAATTATCATTGCTGCCGGTTTCGTTCTGCGAAAGCTACTACAGCCGATATAAGAATTGCGCACCGATCGTGTATGCATGCGGCGAGAGCAAATTCAACCTAAGCTACCCTTTCCGAGTGGATGGCCGGCCTGACTACTGCGGCCACCCCGGGTACTACCTCAGCTGCAGCAATAACGACACCACTCTAATGATCGACATCAACAACAAGAGATACCAGGTGAAGGACATCGACTACTTGAACCACTTGCTCACCGTTGGGGACCTGAGCCTCATCAGCCAGTCATGCCCTGAACCATATGAGAACACGACCATCGATTTCTCCCTTTTCAATTACACTGACCGCGACCGGAATGTCACTTTATATGTCAACTGCACAACCTTGAGTCTGATTCCAACGCTGTATGAGATCGGTTGTTTGTTGGATGACACTGGGCAGCACCACTCTTATTACAGGCTTGACAATACAAGTTTTTTGGATGTGTTGGGCAACTGCAGCTCGACGGTTCTATTGCCGATGAGCCGGACGGCAGCGGACCGGCTAGTGAGTGGGAACGGGAGCTTTGGAAGTGTATTGAAGGAGGGGTTCATTTTGAGGTGGACGGCGGGGATCGCTTGGTGCAGTGATTGTATCAGTTCTGGTGGGTGGTGTGGATATAATTTTAGCTCTTCAAATGATCACACTTGCTACTGCCCCCAAGGACCGGCTCTTGGTTCATGTCCTTCAGGAAATAGAG GTCACAAGCAAATGACGAAGACTATTATAATAG GTGTGTGCACTGGAGTCGGATGCATCTTGATAACGTCTGCCCTCTGCCTTATCTGGTTTAGGTACAAGAAGAGGAAGCAGCATTCCCCGTCCTCCAAACACCTCATCCGGAATTCCTCGGAGCCATCCCCTAAGAAGGACCTTGAATTGGGCAGCACCCATTACCAGACCCATGTCTTCACCTACGAGGAACTCCTGGAGGCCACAAACCACTTCGATTCCTCCAAAGAACTCGGTGACGGGGGCTTCGGCACAGTCTACAAAG GAAAGCTTCGAGACGGCCGCGTTGTTGCTGTCAAACGCTTATATGAAAACAACTACAAGCGGGTCGAGCAGTTCATGAACGAGGTCGCCATCCTCTCCTGCCTCCGCCACCAGAACCTGGTAAGCCTCTATGGCTGCACCTCCCACCGCAGCCGTGAGCTTCTCCTCGTGTACGAGTTCGTGCCCAACGGCACCGTCGCCGACCACCTTCACGGGCCCCGAGCTAGCGAGCGGGCTCTTTCCTGGCCCATCCGTTTGAGCATTGCCATCGAGACTGCGGACGCGCTCGGCTACCTCCATGCCGTGGAGCCACAGATCATACATCGCGATGTCAAAACCAACAACATTCTGCTCGACGCCAGCTTCCATGTAAAAGTTGCGGATTTCGGGCTCTCACGTCTCTTTCCTACTGATGCCACCCATGTGTCTACTGCTCCTCAGGGCACACCAGGGTACCTGGACCCTGAGTACCACCAGTGCTACCAGCTCACAGATAAAAGTGATGTTTATAGCTTTGGAGTGGTACTGGTGGAGCTCATATCCTCGAAGCCTGCCGTTGACATCACGCGGCACCGGCACGAGATCAATTTGGCCAGCATGGCGATCAACAAGATCCAGAACTGTCAGCTGGAGCAGTTGGTGGACCCGGATCTTGTGTATCAGTCGGATTGGGCGATAAAGAAGACGATAACCATGGTCGCGGAACTGGCTTTCAGATGCTTGCAATCGGATGGAGACATGAGGCCGCCCATTAAAGAGGTACTCGAGGTGTTGAGAGAGATAGAGATCGAGGGTCACAAGACTCGGAAAGAAGAGGCGACGGATGCCCGTGATGATGCTGGCTTGCTGAAGAACATTGCACCGTTCTCACCTGATTCTGTTACGGCTAAGTGGGTGAGCAGGTCTACCACACCTAACACCA GCTTTCCTGTGTTTGTGTAA
- the LOC105045580 gene encoding LEAF RUST 10 DISEASE-RESISTANCEUS RECEPTOR-LIKE PROTEIN KINASE-like 1.2 isoform X3 codes for MNPRILLRSKGSFSLLFFLISSLLREGLIFAANPKAEDCEPKNCGNGLNISYPFWLQGQHPSYCGYPSFVVTCKSSAPVLKLLGYDYRIEQIFYDSRSVRVTRTDFFLESDCPFPDYNLTLNRTLFHVNSDNKILFFLFNCSEGLRSYQEIPCRNAITPAYLVGEYSMSDRLSFYGTCESVIAPVFLGSEMVSGDYAEVLKLGFLLDWTPEDCTECSTSGGRCGYDYNTASFMCICHDRTHLSSCSHKQMTKTIIIGVCTGVGCILITSALCLIWFRYKKRKQHSPSSKHLIRNSSEPSPKKDLELGSTHYQTHVFTYEELLEATNHFDSSKELGDGGFGTVYKGKLRDGRVVAVKRLYENNYKRVEQFMNEVAILSCLRHQNLVSLYGCTSHRSRELLLVYEFVPNGTVADHLHGPRASERALSWPIRLSIAIETADALGYLHAVEPQIIHRDVKTNNILLDASFHVKVADFGLSRLFPTDATHVSTAPQGTPGYLDPEYHQCYQLTDKSDVYSFGVVLVELISSKPAVDITRHRHEINLASMAINKIQNCQLEQLVDPDLVYQSDWAIKKTITMVAELAFRCLQSDGDMRPPIKEVLEVLREIEIEGHKTRKEEATDARDDAGLLKNIAPFSPDSVTAKWVSRSTTPNTSFPVFV; via the exons ATGAATCCCAGAATCTTACTGCGATCCAAAGGGTCCTTCTCTCTCTTATTCTTCCTCATCTCCTCATTGTTGAGAGAGGGGCTAATCTTTGCTGCCAACCCAAAAGCAGAAGACTGTGAGCCAAAGAACTGCGGGAATGGCTTAAACATAAGCTACCCGTTCTGGCTCCAGGGTCAACACCCGTCTTATTGTGGGTATCCGTCTTTTGTGGTGACCTGCAAGAGCTCCGCCCCTGTTCTTAAACTCCTCGGCTATGACTATCGTATCGAGCAGATCTTCTACGATAGCAGATCAGTTCGTGTCACTCGAACTGATTTCTTCCTTGAAAGCGATTGCCCGTTCCCAGACTACAATCTCACGCTCAACCGAACCCTGTTTCATGTTAACTCAGATAACAagattctcttctttctcttcaattGTTCGGAGGGGCTACGCAGCTACCAAGAGATACCTTGTCGTAATGCTATCACGCCGGCGTATCTCGTCGGAGAGTATTCGATGTCAGATCGGCTGAGTTTTTACGGTACATGCGAGTCTGTAATTGCGCCCGTGTTTTTGGGTTCTGAGATGGTCAGCGGTGACTATGCGGAGGTTTTGAAGCTTGGTTTCTTGTTGGACTGGACCCCAGAGGATTGCACAGAATGCAGCACGAGCGGGGGCCGATGTGGATACGATTACAACACGGCCAGTTTCATGTGTATCTGCCATGATAGAACCCATCTGAGTAGTTGCA GTCACAAGCAAATGACGAAGACTATTATAATAG GTGTGTGCACTGGAGTCGGATGCATCTTGATAACGTCTGCCCTCTGCCTTATCTGGTTTAGGTACAAGAAGAGGAAGCAGCATTCCCCGTCCTCCAAACACCTCATCCGGAATTCCTCGGAGCCATCCCCTAAGAAGGACCTTGAATTGGGCAGCACCCATTACCAGACCCATGTCTTCACCTACGAGGAACTCCTGGAGGCCACAAACCACTTCGATTCCTCCAAAGAACTCGGTGACGGGGGCTTCGGCACAGTCTACAAAG GAAAGCTTCGAGACGGCCGCGTTGTTGCTGTCAAACGCTTATATGAAAACAACTACAAGCGGGTCGAGCAGTTCATGAACGAGGTCGCCATCCTCTCCTGCCTCCGCCACCAGAACCTGGTAAGCCTCTATGGCTGCACCTCCCACCGCAGCCGTGAGCTTCTCCTCGTGTACGAGTTCGTGCCCAACGGCACCGTCGCCGACCACCTTCACGGGCCCCGAGCTAGCGAGCGGGCTCTTTCCTGGCCCATCCGTTTGAGCATTGCCATCGAGACTGCGGACGCGCTCGGCTACCTCCATGCCGTGGAGCCACAGATCATACATCGCGATGTCAAAACCAACAACATTCTGCTCGACGCCAGCTTCCATGTAAAAGTTGCGGATTTCGGGCTCTCACGTCTCTTTCCTACTGATGCCACCCATGTGTCTACTGCTCCTCAGGGCACACCAGGGTACCTGGACCCTGAGTACCACCAGTGCTACCAGCTCACAGATAAAAGTGATGTTTATAGCTTTGGAGTGGTACTGGTGGAGCTCATATCCTCGAAGCCTGCCGTTGACATCACGCGGCACCGGCACGAGATCAATTTGGCCAGCATGGCGATCAACAAGATCCAGAACTGTCAGCTGGAGCAGTTGGTGGACCCGGATCTTGTGTATCAGTCGGATTGGGCGATAAAGAAGACGATAACCATGGTCGCGGAACTGGCTTTCAGATGCTTGCAATCGGATGGAGACATGAGGCCGCCCATTAAAGAGGTACTCGAGGTGTTGAGAGAGATAGAGATCGAGGGTCACAAGACTCGGAAAGAAGAGGCGACGGATGCCCGTGATGATGCTGGCTTGCTGAAGAACATTGCACCGTTCTCACCTGATTCTGTTACGGCTAAGTGGGTGAGCAGGTCTACCACACCTAACACCA GCTTTCCTGTGTTTGTGTAA
- the LOC105049184 gene encoding LEAF RUST 10 DISEASE-RESISTANCEUS RECEPTOR-LIKE PROTEIN KINASE-like 1.2, which yields MGTVDPFFQQAVKHQVNMPTHHSLRKLSKGRTFLSALILLHASHGTMPCRILSSPSSPLVFLLLFISINGHPANSPPTSFCPNSTTCGGQLITYPFWVQNPYLYHCDYQGFMLICKDDHPILSLGSHEYTVTNIDYHNQTISLADTDVVDAGTCPRPRHNLTFEDKFFLDYTSSDTNLTFFLNCSLEKDLSKNQITCFPDSDGNSSYIFTDDDLPTAKEYGLMQRCQRIVVVPVLHDREIIGAYWDHLVDDFGRLLMRGFQLHWSDETCEGCKRSGRRCGCNQTTSTRWAFGCFCSDGMRDHNCDLSSTENSILSTYVFVCLLF from the exons ATGGGCACGGTGGATCCATTTTTCCAGCAAGCAGTCAAGCACCAAGTCAATATGCCCACCCACCATTCTCTCCGAAAATTATCCAAGGGCCGAACCTTTCTTTCAGCACTCATACTCCTACACGCCAGCCACGGAACCATGCCTTGTAGAATCCTCTCATCACCTTCTTCTCCCctcgtcttcctcctcctcttcatcTCCATCAACGGTCACCCTGCGAACAGTCCCCCAACCTCATTCTGTCCAAATTCGACGACCTGTGGCGGACAACTTATTACTTATCCATTCTGGGTCCAGAACCCCTACTTATACCACTGCGATTATCAAGGATTTATGCTGATATGCAAAGATGACCACCCAATCCTTTCCCTCGGCTCCCACGAGTACACCGTAACCAACATCGATTACCACAACCAAACCATTTCTCTTGCCGACACGGATGTCGTCGACGCTGGCACCTGTCCCAGGCCTCGGCACAACCTCACCTTCGAGGACAAATTCTTCCTCGACTACACCTCCTCGGACACCaacctcaccttcttcctcaaTTGCTCCTTGGAAAAAGATCTAAGCAAGAACCAAATAACCTGCTTTCCCGACAGCGATGGCAACTCGTCTTACATCTTCACCGATGATGATCTTCCGACCGCCAAAGAATACGGTTTGATGCAGCGGTGCCAACGTATAGTGGTGGTGCCCGTGCTCCATGATCGGGAGATCATCGGTGCTTACTGGGACCATTTGGTCGATGACTTCGGAAGGCTGTTGATGAGAGGCTTCCAGTTGCACTGGTCCGACGAGACCTGCGAGGGCTGCAAGCGCTCCGGTAGGCGCTGCGGGTGTAACCAGACAACCAGCACCAGGTGGGCCTTCGGCTGCTTTTGCTCCGACGGGATGCGCGACCACAATTGCG ATTTAAGCAGTACGGAGAATTCAATCTTGTCGACCTATGTTTTTGTTTGTTTATTGTTTTAA
- the LOC105045573 gene encoding uncharacterized protein produces MATLQKFKLLATQCATAARSPSRSPAPAAAAAAASPAFRLRRRKTLRRLLGRSSSRQLLGLAKPDSAGEAADPGEKKGLLSRTLRDLFVSSPPAVGGEAGGENGRGGGGDEGGRSGVGRRFGFGGLGVGRFAGRRGSGGGGGGLRFGSGSLRYRLLRRAWRPILVTIPE; encoded by the coding sequence ATGGCGACGTTGCAGAAATTTAAGCTTCTCGCGACACAATGCGCCACGGCGGCGAGGAGCCCATCTCGGAGTCCCGCCCCCGCTGCGGCGGCCGCGGCCGCCAGCCCGGCCTTCCGCCTCCGTCGGCGGAAGACTTTGAGGAGGCTCCTCGGCCGGTCGTCGAGCCGGCAGCTGCTCGGCCTGGCTAAGCCAGACTCCGCCGGGGAGGCGGCGGATCCGGGGGAGAAGAAGGGGCTTCTAAGCCGCACGCTCAGGGATCTGTTCGTGTCCTCACCTCCGGCGGTAGGAGGGGAAGCAGGGGGTGAAAACGGCCGTGGTGGCGGCGGGGATGAGGGTGGTCGTAGTGGCGTCGGGAGGAGGTTCGGGTTCGGGGGATTGGGTGTCGGGAGGTTCGCCGGCCGGCGCggcagcggcggcggcggcggcggcctgAGGTTCGGATCCGGGAGCCTTCGGTATCGCTTGCTGCGGCGGGCTTGGCGGCCCATACTCGTCACCATCCCTGAGTGA